A genomic region of Thunnus maccoyii chromosome 13, fThuMac1.1, whole genome shotgun sequence contains the following coding sequences:
- the vps36 gene encoding vacuolar protein-sorting-associated protein 36: MDRFSWSNGLLEINETLVIQQRGVKLYDGDEKAKLDVGVALLSTHQLIWRDAKNHECCIAMPLSQIIFFEEQAAGIGKSAKIVIHLHPIPANKEPGPYQHSKFSYIKLSFKEHGQIEFYRRLTEEMTQKRWENTPVSQPIPTGTGPQAGRTRAVGIVGIERKIEEKRKETDKNISEAFEDLSKLMVKAKEMVEVSRSIANKIKDKQGDITEDETIRFKSYLLSMGIANPVTRETHGSGTHYHLQLAKQLGDMLQAPLEERGGMMALTEVYCLVNRARGMELLSPEDLVNACRMFESLKLPLRLRVFDSGVMVVQLQSHSEEEMIASALDNVSEKGSLTAEEFAKLLGLSVLLSKERLLLAEKMGHLCRDDSVEGLRFYPNLF, encoded by the exons ATGGATCGCTTTTCGTGGTCTAATGGGCTGCTAGAAATAAACGAAACTTTAGTGATCCAACAACGAGGTGTCAAATTGTATGACGGCGATGAAAAG GCTAAGCTGGACGTTGGAGTTGCCTTGTTGAGCACCCATCAGTTGATCTGGAGGGATGCTAAAAATCAT GAATGCTGCATAGCCATGCCCCTGTCACAGATCATCTTCTTTGAGGAGCAGGCTGCAGGAATAGGAAAGAG TGCAAAAATAGTTATCCACCTGCATCCAATACCTGCCAACAAGGAGCCAGGTCCCTACCAACACAGCAAGTTCTCCTACATCAAGCTCTCCTTCAAAGAACATGGGCAGATTGAG TTTTACAGGAGGCTAACAGAAGAGATGACCCAGAAGAGATGGGAGAATACACCAGTTTCACAACCTATCCCCACAGGGACCGGCCCTCAG GCAGGAAGGACACGAGCAGTGGGGATTGTCGGCATTGAAAGGAAGAtagaggagaaaaggaaagaaacagacaaaaacatttcagag GCCTTTGAGGACCTCAGTAAGCTGATGGTGAAG GCCAAAGAGATGGTTGAGGTGTCCAGATCTATAGCTAACAAGATCAAAGACAAGCAAGGGGACATAACAGAGGATGAG ACAATCCGCTTTAAGTCCTACCTTCTGAGCATGGGTATAGCTAACCCTGTCACCCGGGAAACGCACGGGTCAGGTACACATTACCATTTGCAACTGGCTAAACAACTGGGAGATATGCTACAGGCCCCTCTAGAG GAGCGTGGGGGTATGATGGCTCTCACTGAGGTGTACTGTCTCGTCAACCGAGCCAGAGGGATGGAG CTTTTATCTCCAGAAGATTTGGTAAATGCATGCAGGATGTTTGAGTCGTTGAAGCTCCCGTTGAG GCTGCGAGTGTTTGACAGCGGTGTGATGGTGGTCCAGCTGCAGTCTCACAGCGAAGAGGAAATGATAGCCTCCGCACTGGACAAT GTGTCAGAAAAAGGCTCTTTAACAGCAGAGGAGTTTGCAAAGCTCTTGGGTCTCTCTGTTCTTCTGTCTAAAGAGCG GTTGTTGCTGGCTGAGAAGATGGGCCACCTTTGTAGAGACGACTCTGTTGAGGGTTTGAGATTCTACCCAAACCTCTTTTGA